The DNA segment GGGGTCGTTGACGACGGGATCGGTCGTCTCCGCGCGCGCGGCGAAGACCGGCAGCACGCCCCAGGTCTCGTGTTCGTCGCAGACGATCGTGACCCGCGTGAGAACGGCGAGCCCCTCGTAGCTCGCCTCGACGCCCGCCTCCTCGTGGAGTTCGCGCTCGGCGGCCTCGCGGAACCCCTCTCCCGACTGAAGCCCCCCGCCGGGGAGCACCCACATGTCGACGCCCTCGTGGCGCGCCAACAGGAGCTCGCCGTTCGGTCGGTAGACGATCGTGTGCGCACCGTACGGCGCGCCGAACCGACGGATTCGATCCGAGAGGGTTCGAAACCGGGGCCGGGAGACGCCGCGGCGGCGTTCGAACTCGAGCGGCGTCTCGTACCGTTGGTCGAGCCGGTGATACGCCTGTTCGGCGCGCTGGCTCGCCTCGGTCGCCTGGTACCA comes from the Halalkalicoccus sp. CG83 genome and includes:
- a CDS encoding NUDIX hydrolase, whose translation is MTTFDDLWYQATEASQRAEQAYHRLDQRYETPLEFERRRGVSRPRFRTLSDRIRRFGAPYGAHTIVYRPNGELLLARHEGVDMWVLPGGGLQSGEGFREAAERELHEEAGVEASYEGLAVLTRVTIVCDEHETWGVLPVFAARAETTDPVVNDPDGEISAARWFAELPPDTRDRDQLLAWRDRTL